Proteins from one Cicer arietinum cultivar CDC Frontier isolate Library 1 chromosome 3, Cicar.CDCFrontier_v2.0, whole genome shotgun sequence genomic window:
- the LOC101501452 gene encoding uncharacterized protein isoform X1: MLVNALPWVEQLDMKNMLLGCFEDKATMILSRDQTFKPSDKKSSQHKHQNRKHNVHVLLNSSSKNPKKRKLEQYINDGKFATSCKLINKEKYGSENVKYQKRNPSPHHSCSTLPGRKNIIVQETQEYGFPAQNDKTEFCGINMEDYSHLSDTNDSIKGPSIKNQGSLNIQARGLMPSISYSSSNKTSIEEKEKMEFLKILVEEAFINSKTSHLLYSKEADVKLIHSSKNFLPARSNHLPRPVIPVGPRFQAEIPKWEGTTNLKQYNSDDCLKWLGIQIWPMPNVSKTNAKGIGKGRHDSCSCHNPKSVDCVQKHVSEARECLKSKINTAFSNWKFDDMGEDVSKSWTMEEQTAFESLVKSNPLSSDTKFWKLKMKKYFPSKSMKCMINYYYNVYIPRCMSKATRSPFGAFDGEPK; this comes from the exons ATGCTTGTGAATGCATTGCCTTGGGTGGAACAACTAGACATGAAAAATATGCTTTTGGGCTGTTTTGAAGATAAAGCTACGATGATATTGTCAAGAGACCAAACTTTCAAACCTTCTGATAAGAAATCATCACAACATAAACATCAAAATCGAAAACACAATGTTCATGTGCTTTTGAATTCTAGTTCTAAAAATCCAAAG AAGAGGAAATTGGAACAATACATAAATGATGGTAAATTTGCTACTAGTTGTAAACTCATCAATAAAGAGAAATATGGTAGTGAAAATGTCAAATATCAGAAAAGAAACCCATCTCCTCATCACTCATGTTCAACTCTACCAggtagaaaaaatattattgtacaAGAAACACAAGAATATGGTTTCCCTGCTCAAAATGACAAAACAGAATTTTGTGGTATTAATATGGAAGATTATTCTCACCTAAGTGACACCAATGATTCCATTAAGGGGCCAAGTATTAAGAATCAAGGGAGCTTGAATATCCAGGCTAGAGGTTTAATGCCTAGTATTAGTTATTCGTCTAGTAACAAGACATCAAtcgaagagaaagaaaaaatggaatttttgaaaatattggtCGAAGAAGCTTTTATCAATAGTAAGACTTCACATTTATTATACTCGAAAGAGGCAGACGTGAAACTCATTCATTCTTCCAAGAACTTTTTACCGGCTAGGAGTAACCATCTTCCAAGACCGGTTATTCCCGTTGGACCTCGGTTTCAAGCCGAAATTCCTAAGTGGGAGGGCACAACCAACTTAAAACAATATAATAGTGATGATTGTTTGAAGTGGTTGGGCATCCAAATTTGGCCAATGCCTAATGTATCTAAAACAAATGCAAAAGGTATTGGGAAAGGTAGACATGACTCGTGCTCATGTCACAATCCTAAATCAGTTGATTGTGTTCAAAAACATGTTAGTGAAGCTAGGGAATGTTTAAAATCAAAGATCAATACCGCTTTCTCAAATTGGAAGTTTGATGACATGGGAGAAGATGTTTCAAAATCATGGACGATGGAAGAGCAAACGGCATTTGAATCTCTTGTTAAATCAAATCCGCTATCAAGTGATACGAAGTTTTGGAAGCTCAAGATGAAGAAGTACTTTCCTTCCAAATCAATGAAGTGCATGATAAATTACTATTACAATGTATACATCCCTAGATGTATGAGCAAAGCGACAAGATCTCCCTTTGGTGCATTTGATGGTGAACCAAAATGA
- the LOC101501452 gene encoding uncharacterized protein isoform X2, whose amino-acid sequence MSISNDKILTNLPILDSNSYDKWYKQMKVLFGYQDVLDMITDGITPLGEEATTPQQAKFKEDKKKDYKALFLIHSCVDSDNFEKVGDCDSAKTAWGILEKAYAGADKANVVRLQTHKRQFELLQMEDKETINDYVTRVTRLGNQMKSCGEAVSEQNFVSKVLRSLTPRFDNIVVALEESKDLKTMTKDELQSSFEAHEQRMDERGNDKAKAEVALQARFNEKNKKSKGK is encoded by the coding sequence ATGTCCATTTCCAATGACAAAATCCTTACCAACCTTCCGATTCTTGATTCAAATAGTTATGACAAATGGTACAAACAAATGAAAGTTTTGTTTGGATATCAAGATGTTCTTGATATGATTACCGATGGCATTACTCCTCTTGGTGAAGAGGCTACAACACCGCAACAAGCGAAATTCAAGGAAGATAAGAAGAAAGACTACAAGGCCCTCTTCTTGATTCATTCTTGCGTCGATAGTGACAACTTCGAAAAAGTTGGTGATTGCGACTCGGCGAAGACAGCTTGGGGTATCCTTGAGAAAGCTTATGCTGGTGCGGATAAGGCGAATGTGGTGAGATTACAAACTCATAAGCGGCAGTTTGAGTTACTTCAAATGGAAGACAAGGAAACGATTAACGATTACGTGACACGTGTGACACGCTTGGGGAATCAAATGAAGTCGTGTGGTGAAGCTGTTTCCGAACAGAATTTTGTGTCAAAGGTATTGCGTTCTTTAACACCAAGATTCGATAATATTGTGGTGGCGCTTGAGGAATCGAAGGATCTCAAGACGATGACGAAAGATGAACTTCAAAGTTCATTTGAAGCTCATGAACAAAGAATGGACGAAAGAGGAAACGATAAAGCCAAAGCGGAAGTTGCTTTGCAAGCCCGTTTCAACGAGAAGAATAAGAAATCGAAAGGGAAATGA